From a single Hymenobacter sp. YIM 151500-1 genomic region:
- a CDS encoding acyl-CoA dehydrogenase family protein: MSSQADVLSTKAQVQRNKGSLNAAGFTDYYDLDGLLTEEHKLIRQSIRDFVKREISPSIEKWAQDAYFPSDIVRKFGEVGAFGPTIPTEYGGGGLDYISYGLIMQEIERGDSGMRSTASVQGSLVMFPIYQYGSKEQRRKFLPKLASGEWLGCFGLTEPDHGSNPGGMVTRIEDKGDYYLLNGAKLWISNSPECQVAVVWAKDDNGRIRGVIVERGMEGFTTPEIHNKWSLRASTTGELVFDNVRVPKENILPNVEGLKGPLSCLDSARYGIAWGALGAAIDCYESALKYSLQREQFGKPIASFQLQQRKLAEMITEITKAQLLVWRLGTLKNEGKATSAQISMAKRNSVEIALDIAREARQIHGGMGITGEYPIMRHMMNLESVVTYEGTHDIHLLITGADITGIQAFK; encoded by the coding sequence ATGTCTTCCCAAGCTGACGTTCTTTCCACCAAGGCCCAGGTGCAGCGCAACAAAGGCTCCCTGAATGCCGCCGGCTTCACCGATTACTACGACCTCGACGGGCTGCTCACCGAGGAGCACAAGCTCATCCGCCAGAGCATCCGCGACTTTGTGAAGCGCGAAATCTCGCCTAGCATTGAGAAGTGGGCTCAGGATGCCTATTTCCCTTCGGACATCGTGCGCAAGTTTGGCGAAGTCGGCGCGTTTGGCCCCACCATCCCCACCGAATACGGCGGCGGCGGGCTCGACTACATCAGTTACGGCCTCATCATGCAGGAAATTGAGCGCGGCGACTCCGGTATGCGCTCCACGGCCTCGGTGCAGGGCTCCCTGGTGATGTTCCCGATTTACCAGTACGGCTCCAAAGAGCAGCGCCGCAAATTCCTGCCCAAGCTGGCCTCCGGCGAGTGGCTGGGCTGCTTCGGCCTCACCGAGCCCGACCACGGCTCCAATCCTGGCGGCATGGTGACCCGCATCGAGGACAAAGGCGACTATTACCTGCTGAACGGCGCCAAGCTCTGGATTTCTAACTCGCCCGAGTGCCAGGTGGCCGTGGTGTGGGCCAAGGACGACAATGGCCGTATCCGGGGCGTCATCGTGGAGCGCGGCATGGAAGGCTTCACCACCCCCGAAATTCACAACAAGTGGAGCCTGCGCGCCTCCACCACCGGCGAGCTGGTGTTCGACAACGTGCGCGTGCCCAAGGAGAACATTCTGCCCAATGTGGAAGGCCTCAAAGGCCCCCTAAGCTGCCTCGACTCGGCCCGCTACGGCATTGCCTGGGGTGCCCTGGGCGCCGCCATCGACTGCTACGAGTCGGCCCTGAAGTACTCGTTGCAGCGGGAGCAGTTTGGCAAGCCCATTGCCTCCTTCCAACTTCAGCAGCGCAAGCTGGCCGAAATGATTACCGAAATCACCAAAGCCCAGCTGTTGGTGTGGCGCCTGGGCACGCTCAAAAACGAAGGCAAGGCCACCAGTGCCCAAATCTCGATGGCCAAGCGCAACTCCGTAGAAATTGCCCTCGACATAGCCCGCGAAGCCCGCCAGATCCACGGCGGCATGGGCATCACCGGCGAGTACCCCATCATGCGCCACATGATGAACCTAGAGTCCGTCGTCACCTACGAAGGCACCCACGACATCCACCTGCTCATCACCGGCGCCGATATCACCGGCATCCAGGCGTTTAAATAA
- a CDS encoding DUF4268 domain-containing protein yields the protein MYSKTEASQLRQAFWTTFGQYMQPVPSAEGGPANWINYKTGLKHVYFRMQADGRHATIGIELTHPDAGLRELFFEQFRELKPMLEEATGEAWTWKPDALDANSQPLSRIYQELRPVNLFSRDDWPRLISFFKPRIMALDKFWSSAQYAFDELR from the coding sequence ATGTACAGCAAAACCGAAGCCTCCCAGCTCCGCCAGGCGTTCTGGACCACGTTTGGCCAGTATATGCAGCCGGTGCCCTCTGCCGAAGGTGGACCCGCTAACTGGATCAACTACAAAACCGGCCTCAAGCACGTGTACTTCCGGATGCAGGCCGACGGCCGCCACGCCACCATCGGTATCGAGCTGACTCATCCGGATGCGGGCCTGCGGGAACTGTTCTTTGAGCAGTTTCGGGAGCTAAAGCCCATGCTGGAAGAAGCCACCGGCGAGGCCTGGACCTGGAAGCCTGATGCCCTCGACGCCAACAGCCAGCCGCTCAGCCGCATCTACCAGGAGCTGCGCCCCGTCAACCTGTTCAGCCGCGACGACTGGCCCCGGCTGATTTCCTTCTTCAAGCCCCGCATCATGGCCCTGGACAAGTTCTGGAGCAGCGCCCAGTATGCGTTTGATGAGCTGCGGTAA
- a CDS encoding type II toxin-antitoxin system VapC family toxin translates to MGSEISPFLLVDSDVLIDWQRGIQQAAEQIAIVQRLSVPAVSVVTRMELIVGSQSREYQQRTEKLLRPFRVVQIDEQISLVANDLVTRFYLSSGLLLPDALIAATALVHRAPLLTKNQRDFQFIPELNVLPYPGAAS, encoded by the coding sequence ATGGGAAGTGAAATAAGCCCGTTTTTGCTGGTGGATTCGGATGTGTTGATTGATTGGCAGCGCGGGATTCAACAGGCCGCCGAGCAGATAGCCATCGTACAGCGACTGAGTGTGCCGGCTGTTAGTGTAGTGACCCGGATGGAGCTTATCGTAGGAAGCCAAAGCCGTGAATATCAGCAACGCACTGAGAAGCTATTGCGGCCCTTTCGCGTTGTGCAGATAGACGAGCAGATTTCTCTGGTGGCAAATGACTTAGTAACGCGCTTCTACCTCAGCAGTGGGTTGTTGCTTCCGGATGCCTTGATTGCGGCAACTGCCCTTGTGCATCGCGCGCCCCTGCTCACCAAAAATCAGCGTGATTTTCAGTTTATTCCAGAATTGAATGTGCTGCCATACCCTGGGGCTGCTTCGTAA
- the ruvB gene encoding Holliday junction branch migration DNA helicase RuvB has product MREPLLTGGTEHYDATDKDIDKALRPLSFDDFTGQDKVVENLKVFVAAAKRRGDALDHVLLHGPPGLGKTTLSHIIANELEAGIKMTSGPVLDKPSDLAGLLTNLEPHDVLFIDEIHRLNPVVEEYLYSAMEDYRIDIMLDSGPNARSVQISLSPFTLIGATTRSGMLTSPLRARFGISSRLEYYDSKLLTTIVQRSAEILGTPIHEDAAFEIARRSRGTPRIANNLLRRTRDFAQIKGTGTITVDIAQFALAALDVDARGLDDMDKRILTTIIDKFKGGPVGITTIATACGEEAETIEEVYEPFLIQEGYIKRTSRGREATEAAYEHLGRPMPQHLRGNSGSTTGELFS; this is encoded by the coding sequence ATGCGCGAACCGCTTCTAACGGGTGGCACCGAGCACTACGACGCCACCGACAAAGACATTGACAAGGCCCTGCGCCCCCTTTCCTTCGACGATTTCACCGGCCAGGATAAGGTAGTAGAAAACCTGAAGGTGTTTGTGGCAGCTGCCAAGCGCCGCGGCGACGCCCTCGACCACGTGCTCCTGCACGGGCCGCCCGGCCTGGGCAAAACCACCCTGTCCCACATTATTGCCAACGAGCTGGAAGCCGGTATCAAGATGACCTCCGGCCCGGTGCTCGACAAGCCTTCCGACCTGGCTGGCCTGCTCACCAACCTGGAGCCGCACGATGTGCTGTTCATCGACGAAATCCATCGTCTGAACCCGGTGGTGGAGGAGTACCTGTACTCAGCCATGGAGGACTACCGCATCGACATCATGCTCGACTCGGGCCCCAATGCCCGCTCGGTGCAGATTTCGTTGTCGCCGTTTACGCTGATTGGGGCCACCACGCGCTCCGGCATGCTCACCTCGCCGCTGCGGGCCCGCTTCGGCATCAGCTCCCGCCTGGAGTACTACGACTCCAAGCTGCTAACCACCATCGTGCAACGCTCGGCCGAAATTCTGGGCACGCCCATTCACGAGGACGCGGCCTTTGAAATTGCCCGCCGCTCGCGTGGTACGCCCCGCATTGCCAACAACCTGCTGCGCCGCACCCGCGACTTCGCCCAGATTAAAGGTACCGGCACCATTACCGTTGATATTGCCCAGTTTGCTCTGGCCGCTCTCGACGTGGACGCCCGCGGCCTCGACGATATGGACAAGCGCATCCTCACCACCATCATCGACAAGTTCAAGGGTGGCCCCGTGGGCATCACCACCATTGCCACGGCCTGCGGCGAGGAAGCCGAAACCATCGAGGAAGTGTACGAGCCCTTCCTTATTCAGGAAGGCTACATCAAGCGCACCAGCCGCGGCCGTGAGGCTACCGAAGCGGCCTACGAACACCTGGGCCGCCCCATGCCCCAGCACCTGCGCGGCAACTCGGGGAGCACCACGGGGGAGCTGTTCAGCTAA
- a CDS encoding ferritin-like domain-containing protein, producing the protein MDFLKLLSHLASADTPTPAAADTRRRALSRLAQTSAAALPAALSLALAPPAQARPTASTYDALRLALTLEYLENEFYTRALAKPTSFFGSAATRAAIQTIQSHEQQHVALLEGVLRSSGGTVPTKPNFDFTGSKNGTQAASFPDVFDNFDTFLQVAQLLEDAGVRAYKGQVEFLQADNFLLETALRAHSTEARHAAHIRTLRRQRGAQVKSWSSPTDAPVGPAAVAAQVYANEQTTTQLLPGPRLVPFRESLPINVATPPLPLDAILAKVAEAFDEPLDGPSAEAIVGLFAY; encoded by the coding sequence ATGGATTTTCTGAAGCTGCTGAGCCACCTGGCCAGCGCCGACACGCCGACGCCGGCCGCGGCCGACACCCGCCGCCGCGCCCTGAGCCGCCTGGCCCAGACTAGCGCCGCGGCTTTGCCCGCTGCTCTCAGCCTGGCCCTTGCCCCGCCGGCCCAGGCCCGTCCCACTGCCAGCACCTACGACGCCCTGCGCCTGGCCCTGACGCTGGAATACTTGGAAAACGAGTTCTATACCCGCGCCCTAGCTAAGCCTACTTCCTTTTTCGGCTCGGCGGCCACCAGAGCGGCCATCCAGACCATCCAGAGCCACGAGCAGCAACACGTGGCTTTGCTGGAAGGCGTGCTGCGCAGCTCCGGCGGCACCGTGCCCACCAAGCCCAACTTCGACTTTACGGGTAGCAAAAACGGCACCCAGGCGGCCTCGTTCCCGGATGTATTCGACAACTTCGACACGTTTTTGCAGGTAGCGCAGCTACTCGAAGACGCGGGCGTGCGGGCCTATAAAGGCCAGGTGGAGTTTCTGCAAGCCGATAATTTCCTGCTCGAAACCGCCCTGCGCGCCCATTCCACCGAAGCCCGGCACGCCGCCCACATCCGGACGCTACGCCGCCAGCGCGGGGCCCAGGTAAAAAGCTGGAGCAGCCCCACCGACGCTCCGGTGGGCCCGGCGGCCGTGGCCGCCCAGGTGTATGCCAACGAGCAAACCACCACCCAGCTGCTGCCCGGCCCGCGCCTGGTGCCCTTCCGCGAATCGCTGCCCATCAACGTAGCCACTCCCCCACTGCCCCTCGACGCCATTCTGGCCAAAGTAGCCGAGGCCTTCGACGAGCCGCTGGACGGGCCCTCCGCAGAAGCCATTGTTGGGCTGTTCGCGTATTAA
- a CDS encoding HIRAN domain-containing protein: MPGTAPASSPLVLLECLVAGTSHREGLRAYEPRLAVGQPLALQREADSAYDDWAVRVLTTGTDSFWLGYLPEGRNETIARLLDAGYPLTARLTHKAWEDEWLHLEIEVLLEK, from the coding sequence ATGCCCGGCACCGCTCCCGCATCTTCTCCACTCGTTCTGCTCGAATGCCTTGTGGCCGGCACGTCTCACCGGGAGGGGCTGCGGGCCTACGAGCCCCGCCTGGCCGTGGGCCAACCCCTGGCCTTGCAGCGCGAAGCCGACAGCGCCTACGACGACTGGGCCGTGCGCGTGCTGACCACCGGCACCGATTCTTTCTGGCTGGGCTACCTGCCCGAGGGCCGCAACGAAACCATTGCCCGCCTGCTGGACGCTGGCTACCCGCTCACGGCCCGCCTCACTCACAAAGCCTGGGAAGACGAGTGGCTGCACCTGGAAATCGAAGTGCTGCTAGAGAAGTAG
- the queG gene encoding tRNA epoxyqueuosine(34) reductase QueG, translated as MLPTAHYTAFIKRRAAELGFMYCGISRAEFLEEEAPRLENWLSRQMHGQMRYMENHFDKRLDPRLLVDGAKSVISLLLNYYPPEETQQPDDTLRISKYAYGRDYHFVIKDKLKTLLQDMQQEIGEIGGRCFVDSAPVLDKAWAKKSGLGWVGKNSNLITPGVGSFYFIAELIVDVELDYDGPIKDYCGTCRKCLDACPTQAITEPYVVDGSKCISYFTIELKDQIPTQVQGQFGNWVFGCDICQDVCPWNRFARPHQEPQFNPHPSLKDLTPGDWREITHELFSELFRQSAVKRTGYAGLQRNIRFVLGEEAAPATTASDSATDEPRM; from the coding sequence ATGCTTCCCACCGCCCACTATACCGCTTTCATCAAACGCCGGGCGGCGGAGCTGGGCTTTATGTACTGCGGCATTAGTAGGGCCGAGTTTCTGGAAGAGGAAGCGCCGCGCCTCGAAAACTGGCTGAGCCGCCAGATGCACGGACAGATGCGCTACATGGAAAACCACTTTGACAAGCGCCTCGACCCGCGCCTGCTCGTCGACGGGGCCAAATCCGTCATTTCCCTGCTGCTCAACTACTACCCGCCCGAGGAAACCCAGCAGCCCGACGACACGCTGCGCATCAGCAAGTACGCCTACGGCCGCGACTACCACTTTGTCATCAAAGACAAACTCAAGACCCTGCTTCAGGACATGCAGCAGGAAATTGGCGAAATAGGTGGCCGGTGCTTCGTCGACTCGGCGCCGGTGCTCGACAAGGCCTGGGCCAAGAAAAGCGGTTTGGGCTGGGTGGGCAAGAATTCCAACCTGATTACGCCCGGCGTGGGCTCGTTCTACTTCATTGCCGAGCTGATTGTGGACGTGGAGCTGGACTACGACGGCCCCATCAAAGACTACTGCGGCACCTGCCGCAAGTGCCTGGATGCCTGCCCCACCCAGGCCATTACCGAGCCCTACGTGGTGGATGGCTCCAAGTGCATCAGCTACTTCACCATTGAGCTGAAAGACCAGATTCCGACCCAGGTGCAGGGCCAGTTCGGCAATTGGGTGTTCGGCTGCGACATCTGCCAGGATGTGTGCCCCTGGAACCGGTTTGCCCGGCCCCACCAGGAGCCCCAGTTCAACCCGCACCCCAGCCTCAAAGACCTAACGCCCGGCGACTGGCGCGAAATCACGCACGAGCTGTTTTCGGAGCTGTTCCGGCAGTCGGCGGTGAAGCGCACGGGCTACGCAGGTTTGCAGCGCAACATTCGGTTTGTGCTGGGCGAAGAAGCTGCCCCGGCTACCACCGCCAGCGACTCAGCTACCGATGAGCCGCGAATGTAG
- a CDS encoding ferritin-like domain-containing protein, protein MSFSSFLGRPVRRRFFLRVAGATAASSALVLAGCDDDDTPEQPTTAGTGTLVFGRGNLGLLNYAYLLEQLEAAFYQAVVTTFPADFTAADRALFVDLRDHEVIHRETFKYTLGSNAYDANFTEPLAFDFSSFTLTTRAGVLAAARTLEDLGVAAYNGAGKLFDLTAEGTGYLRLAGKIASVEARHAAVVRELLEPGSFAGTDVVGSTGLDTALTPVQVLEAVSKYVKITLVGTNLPTL, encoded by the coding sequence ATGTCCTTCTCTTCTTTTCTGGGGCGCCCGGTGCGCCGCCGTTTTTTTCTGCGCGTAGCCGGTGCCACCGCTGCTTCGTCGGCCCTGGTGCTGGCAGGCTGCGACGATGATGATACGCCCGAACAACCCACCACGGCCGGCACGGGCACCTTGGTGTTTGGCCGGGGCAACTTGGGGCTGTTGAACTACGCCTACCTGCTGGAGCAGCTGGAAGCTGCCTTCTACCAGGCCGTCGTCACCACGTTTCCCGCCGACTTTACCGCCGCCGACCGGGCTCTGTTCGTGGATTTGCGCGACCATGAGGTAATTCACCGCGAAACCTTTAAGTATACGCTGGGCTCCAATGCCTACGACGCCAATTTCACCGAGCCGCTGGCCTTTGATTTCTCCTCGTTCACGCTGACCACCCGCGCCGGCGTGCTGGCCGCCGCCCGCACGCTCGAAGACCTGGGCGTGGCCGCCTACAACGGGGCCGGCAAGCTGTTTGACCTAACCGCAGAAGGCACTGGCTACCTGCGCCTGGCCGGCAAAATAGCTTCCGTAGAAGCTCGGCACGCGGCCGTGGTGCGGGAGCTGCTGGAACCCGGCTCCTTCGCCGGCACCGACGTGGTAGGCAGCACCGGCCTCGACACCGCCCTCACCCCGGTGCAGGTGCTGGAGGCCGTGAGCAAGTATGTTAAGATAACGCTGGTAGGTACCAATCTGCCCACGCTGTAG
- a CDS encoding DUF4177 domain-containing protein — translation MLALLLSPGVITSATAAAQPVAPAVAVAPNGYMMIISRVSLGFNAQASIVIVSPDGKEQVREIDFSRFSAKQMAANMTEVHKAAMAAVNQLTADGWRLVSVAPSDVISGGNTVFSQTIYYLEKK, via the coding sequence TTGCTGGCATTGCTGCTGAGCCCTGGTGTTATTACTTCCGCTACTGCCGCAGCCCAGCCTGTTGCGCCTGCTGTTGCCGTGGCTCCTAACGGTTACATGATGATTATTTCCCGCGTGTCGCTGGGTTTTAATGCGCAAGCCAGCATCGTTATTGTGTCGCCGGATGGTAAGGAGCAGGTTAGAGAAATTGACTTTAGCCGTTTCAGCGCCAAGCAAATGGCCGCAAACATGACCGAAGTGCACAAAGCCGCTATGGCGGCCGTTAACCAGCTCACTGCCGATGGCTGGCGCCTGGTCAGCGTTGCGCCAAGCGACGTAATCAGCGGCGGCAATACTGTTTTCAGCCAGACGATTTACTACCTGGAGAAGAAGTAG
- a CDS encoding ferritin-like domain-containing protein, whose protein sequence is MNLFKIISELEKADPEIMDRLTHRRSALTALGDLSKKMALAAAPIAIGSAFNKAMGQNTLTSVNAVLNYALLLERLEYSFYDQALKAATLTVPLTGAARTAIETIRAHELAHVNLLETALGNAKDPAPANGFDFGSAFSTYSTFLTFAQAFEDTGVRAYKGQATVIKGAGNPNNVLQTALQIHSVEARHAAHIRYMRRGATAGNQTGIMPWVVNADANGAPAPVYGAGNPVNLFPAEDNLAQGGIANLTTALGTTYTAADVSAAFDEGLDSTTVTNIARSVVKF, encoded by the coding sequence ATGAACCTGTTTAAGATAATTTCCGAGCTGGAGAAGGCTGATCCTGAAATCATGGACCGCCTCACCCACCGCCGCAGCGCCCTCACTGCCCTCGGCGACTTGAGCAAGAAAATGGCCCTGGCCGCCGCGCCCATTGCCATTGGCTCGGCTTTCAACAAAGCCATGGGCCAGAACACGCTGACCTCGGTGAATGCCGTGCTCAACTACGCCCTGCTGCTGGAGCGCCTGGAGTACAGCTTCTACGACCAGGCCCTGAAAGCCGCCACCCTCACCGTGCCCCTGACCGGTGCCGCCCGCACCGCCATTGAAACCATCCGGGCCCACGAGCTGGCCCACGTAAACCTGCTGGAAACCGCCTTGGGTAATGCCAAAGACCCGGCCCCGGCCAACGGTTTTGACTTCGGCTCGGCCTTCTCTACCTACAGCACCTTCCTGACGTTTGCTCAGGCGTTTGAGGACACCGGTGTGCGGGCCTATAAAGGCCAGGCTACGGTTATTAAGGGCGCCGGCAACCCCAACAACGTACTGCAAACGGCCCTGCAAATTCACTCGGTAGAAGCTCGCCACGCTGCCCACATTCGCTACATGCGCCGCGGTGCTACGGCCGGCAACCAGACTGGCATCATGCCGTGGGTTGTGAATGCCGATGCCAACGGCGCTCCGGCCCCCGTGTACGGCGCCGGCAACCCGGTAAACCTGTTCCCCGCCGAAGACAACCTGGCTCAGGGCGGTATTGCCAACCTGACTACTGCCCTTGGCACGACCTACACGGCCGCCGACGTTAGCGCCGCCTTCGATGAAGGCCTCGACAGCACCACCGTTACCAACATTGCCCGCTCGGTGGTGAAGTTCTAA
- a CDS encoding TonB-dependent receptor, translating into MKQVLFTGAALLVLPLAAWAQGPVSGTLRDARSGAPLPGATVLLDGSTATATAPDGSFALPAVPAGSHVLRVTFVGYEPLVRLVQGQPTAQELALTLQEASVLTGEALVTASRANERTATAYANLSKEDLAKRNFGQDIPYLLDQTPSVVTSSDAGAGIGYTGLRIRGTDIAGINVTINGVPLNDAESHGAFFVNLPDLASSTTSLQVQRGVGTSQNGGAAFGASLNLSTLETRREAYAETQNTYGSFNTWRNNVQFGTGLLGGRFSVDGRLSRIASDGYIDRASSDLKSYYLAAGYQQKNTLLKFITFSGREKTYQAWNGVPQDSLQTNRRYNEFTYDNQTDNYQQNHYQLHLTQGLGPDWNLASALHLTRGFGYYEEFRAADKLADYGLQNVALGDTTIRRTDLVRRKWLDNYFFGGTFALNYQPRQHERLQATLGGAWNRYLGDHFGEVIWARYASNGFIRHRYYFNDAEKTDFNAYARATWQATGRLGLFGDAQVRTIRYTINGLDDDQRDVTTRARYTFFNPKAGATFALAEGQQLYASFAVGQREPVRADFTDRPATDRPRAERLHDLEAGYRLQQTGTTLLGQNTSLRLEANYFYMNYRNQLVATGQLNDVGTPLRTNIPSSYRTGLELTAAAGWADWLSVSSTLTLSRNQLRNFREVVYIYNDDYDLVGQRELEYRNATISFSPSVVSASTVEAQPLKGLRTALLLKTVSRQFLDNSASAERSLPAYQVLDLRLRYTLRPSWLQEIELGLLMNNLLNQEYESNGYTFGNFDTAGRRLSYNYYYPQATRNFLVSVGLKL; encoded by the coding sequence TTGAAACAGGTATTGTTTACCGGCGCGGCGCTCTTGGTGCTGCCGCTGGCGGCGTGGGCGCAAGGGCCCGTGTCCGGCACCCTGCGCGACGCCCGTAGCGGCGCGCCCCTGCCCGGCGCCACCGTGCTGCTCGACGGCAGCACGGCCACCGCTACTGCTCCCGACGGCTCGTTTGCCCTGCCCGCCGTGCCGGCCGGCTCCCACGTGTTGCGCGTCACGTTTGTGGGCTACGAGCCTTTGGTGCGACTGGTGCAAGGCCAGCCCACGGCTCAGGAGCTGGCCCTGACCTTACAGGAAGCCAGCGTGCTGACCGGCGAAGCTCTCGTTACGGCCTCGCGGGCCAACGAGCGGACGGCCACGGCCTACGCCAACCTGAGCAAGGAGGACCTGGCCAAGCGCAACTTCGGCCAGGACATTCCCTACCTGCTCGACCAGACGCCCTCCGTGGTGACCAGCTCCGACGCCGGGGCGGGCATCGGCTACACCGGCCTGCGCATCCGCGGCACCGACATTGCCGGCATCAACGTCACCATCAATGGCGTGCCCCTAAACGATGCCGAAAGCCACGGAGCTTTCTTCGTGAACCTGCCCGATTTGGCCTCCAGCACCACCAGCCTGCAAGTGCAGCGCGGCGTAGGCACCAGCCAAAATGGCGGAGCGGCTTTTGGGGCTTCGCTCAACCTGAGCACCCTGGAAACCCGCCGCGAAGCCTACGCCGAGACGCAGAACACCTACGGCTCCTTCAACACCTGGCGCAACAACGTGCAGTTCGGGACCGGGCTGCTGGGCGGCCGGTTTTCGGTGGATGGGCGGTTGTCGCGGATTGCGTCCGATGGGTACATCGACCGGGCTTCGTCGGATTTGAAGTCGTATTATCTGGCGGCGGGATATCAGCAGAAGAACACCTTGCTCAAGTTCATCACCTTCTCGGGCCGCGAGAAAACCTACCAGGCCTGGAACGGCGTGCCCCAGGATTCGCTTCAAACCAACCGCCGCTACAACGAATTCACCTACGACAACCAGACCGACAACTACCAGCAGAACCACTACCAGCTCCACCTCACCCAGGGCCTGGGCCCCGACTGGAACCTGGCCTCGGCCCTGCACCTGACCCGCGGGTTTGGCTACTACGAGGAGTTTCGGGCCGCTGACAAGCTGGCCGATTACGGCCTTCAAAACGTGGCGCTCGGCGATACTACCATCCGGCGTACCGACCTGGTGCGGCGCAAGTGGCTGGACAACTACTTCTTCGGCGGCACCTTTGCCCTGAACTACCAGCCCCGCCAGCACGAGCGGCTGCAAGCCACCCTGGGCGGGGCCTGGAACCGCTACCTCGGCGACCATTTCGGCGAAGTCATCTGGGCCCGCTATGCTTCCAACGGCTTCATTCGCCACCGCTACTACTTTAACGACGCCGAGAAAACCGACTTCAACGCCTACGCCCGCGCCACCTGGCAGGCCACCGGGCGCCTGGGCCTGTTCGGCGACGCGCAGGTGCGCACCATTCGCTACACCATTAACGGCCTCGACGACGACCAGCGCGACGTAACCACGCGGGCCCGCTACACCTTCTTCAACCCCAAAGCCGGTGCCACCTTCGCCCTGGCCGAGGGCCAGCAGCTTTACGCCAGCTTTGCCGTGGGCCAGCGGGAGCCCGTGCGCGCCGACTTCACCGACCGCCCCGCCACCGACCGGCCCCGCGCCGAGCGCCTCCACGACCTGGAAGCTGGCTACCGCCTCCAGCAAACCGGCACCACGCTGCTGGGCCAGAACACGAGCCTGCGCCTGGAGGCCAACTACTTCTACATGAACTACCGCAACCAGCTCGTGGCCACCGGCCAGCTCAACGACGTGGGCACCCCGCTGCGCACCAACATCCCGAGCAGCTACCGCACCGGCCTGGAGCTAACCGCCGCGGCCGGCTGGGCCGACTGGCTGAGCGTGAGCAGCACCCTGACCCTGAGCCGCAACCAGCTGCGAAACTTCCGCGAGGTAGTCTACATCTACAACGACGACTACGACCTGGTAGGCCAGCGGGAGCTGGAATACCGCAACGCCACCATTTCCTTCTCGCCGTCCGTGGTGTCGGCCAGCACCGTGGAGGCCCAGCCGCTGAAGGGCCTGCGCACGGCCCTGCTGCTGAAAACCGTCAGCCGCCAGTTTCTCGACAACTCCGCCAGCGCCGAGCGGAGCCTGCCCGCCTACCAGGTCCTGGACCTGCGCTTGCGCTACACCCTGCGCCCCAGCTGGCTCCAGGAAATCGAGCTGGGTTTGCTGATGAACAACCTGCTGAACCAGGAATACGAGTCGAATGGCTACACCTTCGGCAATTTTGACACCGCCGGCCGGCGCCTGAGCTACAACTACTACTACCCGCAGGCCACCCGTAACTTCCTGGTGTCGGTCGGGTTGAAGCTCTAA